In one Melopsittacus undulatus isolate bMelUnd1 chromosome 4, bMelUnd1.mat.Z, whole genome shotgun sequence genomic region, the following are encoded:
- the C4H11orf96 gene encoding uncharacterized protein C11orf96 homolog: MAAKPAELMGICSSYQAVMPHFVCVSEEFPPPARPAKNPKGKLRRPRQSRFKTQPVTFDEIQEVEEEGVSPMEEEKAKKSFLQSLECLRRSTQNLSLQRDRLGSCRLRNSLDSSDSDSAL, encoded by the coding sequence ATGGCCGCGAAGCCGGCCGAGCTGATGGGCATCTGCTCCAGCTACCAGGCGGTGATGCCGCACTTCGTGTGCGTGTCCGAGGAGTTCCCaccgcccgcccgccccgctAAGAATCCCAAGGGAAAGCTGCGGCGGCCGCGGCAATCCCGCTTCAAGACGCAGCCGGTGACTTTCGACGAGATccaggaggtggaggaggaaggggtgTCCCCtatggaggaggagaaggccAAGAAGTCCTTCCTGCAGTCACTGGAGTGCCTGCGGAGGAGCACCCAGAACCTCAGCCTGCAGCGGGACCGCCTCGGGAGCTGCCGTCTCCGCAACAGCCTCGACTCCAGCGACTCGGACTCGGCTCTCTGA